The Arachis hypogaea cultivar Tifrunner chromosome 16, arahy.Tifrunner.gnm2.J5K5, whole genome shotgun sequence genome contains a region encoding:
- the LOC112758698 gene encoding B3 domain-containing protein At5g06250-like, with amino-acid sequence MSSSETPLRWTQQQQEEAEDNITEDEMNNNKELMFEKVLTPSDVGKLNRIVIPKPHAEAHFPTGADGYSTEGKGLLLNFEDQSGKQWRFRYSYWSSSQSYVLTKGWGRYVRENHLSAGDVVLFKRHRLHPNNFFVSWRRRDPGTMPLAARGRRRRRRRDEGTSGGDGNSESVVVGDAAVSVSVGYPTHHQQHPFSSYHSNEYFLHAGGECQGANETTMVENPLSSGSRTLRLFGVNMECQEQRETRNNNNNNNNSETFAP; translated from the exons ATGTCATCATCAGAAACACCACTACGGTGGACTcagcaacaacaagaagaagcagaagataaTATCACTGAAGatgaaatgaataataataaGGAGTTGATGTTCGAGAAGGTTCTTACTCCAAGCGACGTTGGGAAGCTCAACCGCATCGTCATCCCAAAGCCCCACGCGGAGGCTCATTTCCCGACCGGCGCTGACGGATACTCGACCGAAGGGAAGGGCCTGCTTCTGAATTTCGAGGACCAATCGGGAAAACAATGGAGGTTCCGTTACTCCTATTGGAGCAGCAGCCAAAGCTATGTTCTCACCAAAGGATGGGGCCGCTACGTTAGGGAAAACCACCTTTCTGCCGGCGACGTCGTTTTGTTCAAGAGGCACCGCCTCCATCCCAATAATTTCTTTGTTAGTTGGAGGCGCCGTGATCCCGGGACCATGCCCCTGGCGGCTagagggaggaggaggaggaggagaagggatGAGGGTACCAGTGGTGGTGATGGCAACAGTGAGAGTGTGGTGGTGGGTGATGCTGCTGTTTCTGTTTCTGTGGGGTATCCTACGCACCACCAGCAACATCCCTTCTCATCCTATCATTCCAATGAATATTTTCTTCATGCag GTGGAGAGTGCCAAGGTGCGAACGAAACGACAATGGTGGAAAACCCTTTGAGTTCAGGTTCGAGGACGCTGAGGCTGTTCGGGGTGAACATGGAATGCCAAGAACAACGAGAGACacgtaataataacaataataataataattctgaaACCTTCGCACCCTAA